In Deltaproteobacteria bacterium HGW-Deltaproteobacteria-6, one genomic interval encodes:
- a CDS encoding polyamine ABC transporter ATP-binding protein, protein MSIAIESISKRYGSHAVVDHVSLNVEDGELAVLLGSSGSGKSTILRIVAGLIEPDEGQVLLNGKDITHLPPQQRGLGFVFQNYSIFPNMTIAQNIEFGLKIRNMSLSERQGRSDRLLDLVGLPGLGLRYSGQLSGGQQQRVALARALAYEPRVLLLDEPFGAVDAKTRIALRQLLKKIVRETGITTMMVTHDQEEAFELADRIAIVNEGHIEQYGLPSDVYYSPSTQFTADFVGDINFFEGQVKVSTGKQCAIEIVGQRLVHRRGLYPFQPGQRVLYGVRPEQIRVSLLEPESHENGLNGIIEQSTFLGDVTRYAIRLPDGRLLDVQLLNYLFIDGMVMPYELKEQVWLIWSQGSGIIIADPASKS, encoded by the coding sequence ATGTCCATTGCTATTGAAAGCATTAGTAAACGATATGGCAGCCATGCCGTGGTGGATCATGTGTCGCTCAATGTGGAAGACGGTGAACTGGCGGTGCTGCTTGGATCAAGCGGCAGCGGAAAAAGCACCATCCTGCGCATCGTGGCCGGCCTCATCGAACCCGATGAGGGACAGGTATTGTTGAACGGCAAAGACATTACCCATTTGCCCCCGCAGCAGCGCGGCCTCGGATTTGTCTTTCAGAATTATTCGATCTTTCCTAATATGACCATTGCGCAGAACATCGAGTTCGGATTGAAAATCAGAAACATGTCCCTGTCGGAACGGCAGGGTCGCAGCGACAGGCTTCTGGATCTGGTGGGATTGCCGGGACTGGGTTTGCGGTACTCCGGGCAGTTGTCGGGTGGGCAGCAGCAGCGGGTGGCCCTGGCGCGGGCCCTGGCGTATGAACCCCGGGTGCTTTTGCTGGATGAGCCTTTCGGAGCGGTGGACGCCAAGACCCGGATAGCGCTCCGTCAGTTATTAAAGAAGATTGTCCGGGAGACGGGTATCACCACCATGATGGTCACCCACGATCAGGAGGAGGCCTTCGAACTGGCCGACCGGATTGCCATTGTCAATGAAGGACATATCGAACAATACGGGCTTCCCAGTGACGTGTATTACAGTCCGTCAACACAGTTTACAGCCGACTTTGTGGGCGATATCAATTTTTTTGAAGGGCAGGTAAAGGTTTCTACCGGGAAGCAATGCGCAATAGAAATCGTCGGGCAGCGGCTGGTGCACCGGCGCGGGTTATATCCGTTTCAACCGGGACAGCGGGTTCTTTATGGAGTCCGCCCGGAACAGATCCGGGTCAGCCTTCTGGAACCGGAAAGCCATGAGAACGGTCTCAACGGCATTATCGAGCAGAGCACGTTTCTCGGCGATGTGACACGTTATGCCATCCGCCTGCCGGATGGCAGGCTTCTGGATGTGCAACTGCTCAATTACCTTTTTATCGACGGGATGGTCATGCCTTATGAACTGAAAGAACAGGTCTGGCTGATCTGGAGCCAGG